A single window of Sphingobacteriales bacterium DNA harbors:
- a CDS encoding 50S ribosomal protein L18 has protein sequence MLSKTKVTRRLKLKYRIRKKINGSTEQPRLCVYKSNTNIYAQLVDDTKGITMLSASSAKLDKKGKTKTELSKEVGKLIADLAKQNNISTVVFDRNGFLYHGRVKALADAARENGLQF, from the coding sequence ATGTTAAGTAAAACAAAGGTTACAAGAAGACTGAAACTAAAATATAGAATTAGAAAGAAAATTAACGGTTCTACAGAACAGCCAAGACTTTGCGTATATAAAAGCAACACAAACATTTATGCTCAACTTGTAGATGATACAAAAGGCATAACAATGTTATCTGCATCTTCTGCTAAATTAGATAAAAAAGGTAAAACAAAAACTGAGTTATCTAAAGAAGTGGGCAAGTTAATAGCAGATTTAGCTAAGCAAAACAATATTTCTACTGTTGTTTTTGACAGAAATGGATTTTTATATCATGGTAGAGTGAAAGCATTAGCAGATGCAGCTCGTGAAAATGGACTTCAATTTTAA
- the rpsE gene encoding 30S ribosomal protein S5, with protein MQSKIKFEKFKANDIELKEKVVNIQRVTKVTKGGRTFSFSALVVVGNENGMVGFGLGKAREVQEAIAKGIDDAKKNLVKIPILKGTIPHDQLALFDGAKVLIKPASDGTGVIAGGSMRAVLESAGIHNVLAKSLGSSNPHNVVKATVLALSKLRDPYTIAKDRGVKLSKVFNG; from the coding sequence ATGCAATCAAAAATAAAATTTGAAAAATTCAAAGCAAACGACATCGAACTAAAAGAAAAAGTCGTTAATATCCAACGTGTTACTAAAGTAACTAAAGGTGGACGTACATTTAGCTTCTCAGCACTTGTTGTTGTCGGAAACGAAAATGGTATGGTTGGCTTTGGATTAGGTAAAGCAAGAGAAGTTCAAGAAGCAATAGCTAAAGGAATTGATGATGCTAAAAAGAACTTAGTGAAAATTCCAATCTTAAAAGGAACAATTCCTCACGATCAATTAGCACTTTTTGATGGAGCTAAAGTATTAATAAAACCAGCATCTGATGGTACTGGTGTTATTGCTGGAGGTTCTATGCGTGCTGTTCTTGAAAGTGCTGGAATACACAATGTATTAGCTAAATCTTTAGGTTCATCAAACCCACATAACGTAGTGAAAGCCACTGTGTTAGCATTGTCTAAGTTAAGAGATCCTTACACAATTGCAAAAGATAGAGGAGTAAAATTAAGCAAAGTATTTA
- the rpsH gene encoding 30S ribosomal protein S8, whose product MVTDPISDYLTRIRNAQMAGHEIVDIPASNLKKKITELLYENGYILKYKFEEDGPQGLIRIALKYNASTREPAIRELLRISKPGLRKYAHVDSIPRVKNGLGIAILSTSKGVLTDKQARQQNVGGEIICLVS is encoded by the coding sequence ATGGTTACTGATCCAATATCAGATTATCTAACAAGAATAAGAAATGCTCAAATGGCAGGTCACGAAATCGTGGACATTCCTGCATCTAATCTTAAAAAGAAGATTACAGAGCTTTTATACGAAAATGGATATATCCTAAAATATAAATTTGAAGAAGATGGTCCTCAAGGATTAATCAGAATAGCATTAAAATACAATGCTTCTACTAGAGAACCAGCAATTAGAGAATTATTGAGAATATCTAAACCAGGTTTGCGTAAGTACGCACACGTAGATTCTATTCCAAGAGTAAAAAATGGTTTAGGAATTGCAATTTTATCTACATCAAAAGGCGTATTGACAGATAAGCAAGCACGTCAGCAAAATGTAGGTGGAGAAATTATTTGTTTAGTATCTTAA